The following are from one region of the Rosistilla carotiformis genome:
- a CDS encoding serine/threonine protein kinase: MTAADFQLHEIEQLWSRFKEQRADADDLSVAEFAKQFPALATDILRVFPLMMELDEYANTADELPTSQQIPEQIGGYPIVRQIGVGGMGVVYEAQCDTLRERVAIKVISSERLDAKGIERFKQEARAVASLHHTNIVPLYAFGESTDHHFYTMRLIDGPNLADVVRIAAEASNESESDRSVSDVVAWELLQRLRNNWRLIAQWGNQAASALAHAHAKQILHRDVKPANLLIDSANKLWVTDFGLAKRTLDDNSLTSMYHAVGTPRYMAPEQLRGISDERSDIFSLGLTLCELVTLQKMDSATRDALSVAKPGELRKRHPQLPEELEHIILRALALAPQDRYQSAAAMADDLNAFAGKTQPPPEGRRPRTLATTSLGILLAIGGLFLASSTNDAVSHNLDSVAAQPVVHRSDRIGFKVPEGTDSVGEVPADFGDLSAIQLAGEDASRFQFDPRSRQLRFRQTPDFEVPLDRDMDNVYSLQIAEHPLAVTVSDVNEPPQFDQFVFEPDGQTIILSRQQLASAWAIDVRDDSDRLYDGLCLTITGGADRELVKMTTQGVFVFDRKLRDTMPADDNGDGIYEIEVTARDQTPIWFARLEQQPDGKISLLRERVVAGAKLESTLLSVDCLIRRDVVDIATADGKTFYHLHSNSSEKVSLFRSTLTQRGTFESTQLSQDCCLGNDVIGFATLDGKEFRYLTRQRGALQALRMYQATLRDDGSFDSQPLSADCRLPYTIEGFSWLDTTRFHHVRRLGSGERLFYFSFQSGDRFENMRLHESESQYTGQTRGQAAWQEHAATSRSTVQTIRFQIAP, translated from the coding sequence GTGACCGCCGCCGACTTCCAGCTGCACGAAATCGAACAGCTATGGTCCCGCTTCAAAGAGCAGCGGGCCGATGCTGATGATTTGAGTGTTGCCGAGTTTGCGAAACAGTTCCCCGCGTTGGCAACCGATATCCTGCGCGTCTTTCCGTTGATGATGGAATTGGACGAATACGCCAATACCGCAGACGAATTGCCCACGTCGCAACAAATCCCCGAACAGATTGGCGGCTACCCCATCGTTCGCCAGATCGGTGTTGGCGGGATGGGAGTGGTTTATGAAGCCCAGTGCGACACGTTGCGAGAGCGCGTTGCGATCAAGGTGATTTCTTCAGAACGGTTGGATGCCAAGGGGATCGAACGCTTCAAGCAGGAAGCCCGGGCGGTCGCCAGTTTGCACCATACCAACATCGTTCCGCTTTACGCATTTGGCGAATCGACCGATCATCACTTCTATACGATGCGGTTGATCGATGGTCCCAATTTGGCCGACGTTGTGCGGATCGCCGCGGAAGCATCGAACGAATCGGAATCCGACCGTAGTGTCAGCGACGTCGTGGCATGGGAACTACTGCAGCGTCTGCGAAACAACTGGCGTCTGATCGCCCAATGGGGCAACCAGGCCGCGTCCGCATTGGCTCACGCGCACGCCAAACAGATCTTGCATCGCGACGTGAAGCCGGCGAATCTGCTGATCGATTCGGCCAACAAACTGTGGGTCACCGACTTTGGCTTGGCCAAACGAACGCTCGATGACAACAGCTTGACCAGCATGTACCACGCCGTCGGCACGCCTCGCTATATGGCACCGGAACAACTGCGAGGGATCTCCGATGAGCGCAGCGACATCTTTTCGCTAGGACTCACGCTATGCGAATTGGTCACGCTGCAGAAAATGGATTCGGCGACGCGCGATGCGTTGTCGGTCGCCAAACCAGGCGAGCTCAGGAAGCGGCATCCGCAACTGCCAGAGGAACTCGAACACATCATTTTGAGGGCCCTTGCGCTCGCTCCTCAGGACCGCTACCAGTCCGCCGCCGCAATGGCAGATGACCTGAACGCGTTCGCAGGAAAGACACAGCCGCCCCCCGAGGGCCGCCGTCCGCGGACGCTGGCGACCACATCCTTGGGGATCCTGTTGGCGATCGGCGGTTTGTTTTTGGCCAGCTCCACCAACGACGCCGTCTCGCACAACTTGGATTCGGTCGCCGCGCAACCGGTCGTTCATCGCAGCGATCGAATCGGATTCAAAGTGCCCGAAGGAACCGATTCGGTCGGTGAAGTCCCGGCAGATTTCGGCGACTTGAGCGCGATTCAACTTGCCGGCGAAGATGCATCGCGATTTCAGTTCGATCCCCGCTCTCGGCAACTGCGTTTCCGGCAAACGCCCGATTTTGAAGTGCCGCTGGATCGCGACATGGATAATGTCTATTCGCTACAGATCGCCGAACATCCGTTGGCCGTTACGGTCAGCGACGTCAACGAACCACCTCAATTTGACCAATTTGTGTTCGAGCCCGACGGTCAAACGATCATCCTTTCACGTCAACAACTAGCATCCGCTTGGGCGATCGATGTTCGTGACGATTCCGACCGGCTGTACGATGGCCTGTGTCTGACGATCACCGGTGGTGCCGATCGCGAATTGGTCAAGATGACAACCCAAGGCGTTTTTGTTTTCGACCGCAAGCTCCGCGACACGATGCCAGCCGACGACAATGGCGACGGAATCTACGAGATCGAAGTTACGGCGCGCGACCAGACCCCGATCTGGTTTGCGAGGTTGGAGCAACAACCGGATGGCAAAATTTCGCTGCTCCGAGAACGTGTTGTCGCCGGTGCCAAGCTGGAATCGACGCTTTTGTCGGTGGACTGTTTGATCCGACGCGATGTGGTCGATATTGCAACCGCCGACGGCAAAACGTTTTATCACCTGCACAGCAACTCCTCGGAGAAGGTCTCGCTGTTCCGTAGCACCCTGACTCAACGCGGGACGTTTGAATCGACGCAGCTGAGCCAAGATTGTTGTCTTGGCAATGATGTGATTGGTTTTGCCACGCTTGATGGAAAGGAGTTTCGTTATCTGACCCGACAACGCGGCGCGTTGCAGGCGCTGCGAATGTATCAAGCGACGCTGCGTGACGACGGATCATTCGATAGCCAACCCCTTAGCGCGGACTGTCGTTTGCCCTACACGATCGAAGGCTTCAGCTGGCTTGACACGACACGGTTCCATCACGTCCGGCGACTGGGCAGCGGTGAGCGCTTGTTTTACTTCTCCTTTCAATCGGGAGACCGGTTCGAAAACATGCGGTTGCATGAATCCGAATCGCAATACACCGGTCAAACCCGCGGGCAAGCCGCTTGGCAAGAACACGCTGCGACATCTCGGTCCACCGTGCAGACGATTCGCTTCCAGATCGCACCGTAA
- a CDS encoding ABC transporter ATP-binding protein: MNDPTAPLLAVEDLKVHFPFRRGTLFAPEHGLIRAVDGVSFEIREGETLGLVGESGCGKSTTARAIARLNEPTSGSIKIEGREICGLSESAMMPFRRTVQMVFQDPFASLNPRMTVGAIISEPLQIHGVLSSNDRKLEVLRLMDLVGLNPRFLNRYPHEFSGGQRQRIGIARALAVRPKLILCDEPVSALDVSIQAQVINLMMDLQQKLGLAYLFIAHDLGIVRHIATRVGVMYLGRIVESANADELYNNPTHPYTRALLSAVPVPDPKIEAERTRTVLTGEVPSPDKTYPGCPFVDRCPDAQSECREIIPRLPDSAHATACIVHDDQCREASQSAAAV, from the coding sequence ATGAACGATCCCACCGCTCCCCTGTTGGCTGTCGAGGACCTGAAGGTTCATTTTCCCTTCCGTCGCGGCACATTATTCGCCCCCGAACATGGATTGATCCGCGCCGTCGATGGCGTCTCTTTTGAGATTCGCGAAGGGGAAACGCTAGGGCTGGTTGGCGAATCCGGCTGTGGGAAATCAACCACCGCCCGCGCAATCGCGCGACTGAATGAACCAACATCCGGATCGATCAAAATCGAAGGCCGCGAAATCTGTGGGCTCAGCGAATCGGCGATGATGCCCTTTCGGCGGACCGTGCAAATGGTCTTTCAAGATCCCTTTGCCTCGCTGAACCCGCGGATGACCGTTGGCGCGATCATCAGCGAACCGTTGCAAATTCACGGCGTGCTGAGCAGTAACGACCGCAAGTTGGAAGTGCTGCGGCTGATGGACTTGGTTGGCCTCAATCCAAGGTTCCTCAATCGCTACCCCCATGAATTTTCCGGCGGCCAACGCCAACGGATCGGCATCGCGCGGGCTTTGGCAGTCCGACCCAAGTTGATTCTGTGCGACGAACCGGTGAGTGCTTTGGACGTCTCGATCCAGGCTCAAGTCATCAACCTGATGATGGACCTGCAGCAGAAGCTGGGGCTTGCCTATCTCTTCATCGCCCACGATCTGGGGATCGTCCGGCACATCGCGACCCGCGTCGGCGTGATGTATCTAGGACGGATTGTTGAATCGGCCAATGCCGACGAACTGTATAACAATCCCACCCATCCTTACACGCGAGCCCTGTTGTCGGCCGTGCCGGTTCCGGACCCGAAGATCGAAGCCGAACGAACGCGAACCGTTTTAACAGGCGAAGTGCCTTCGCCCGACAAAACCTATCCAGGTTGCCCGTTTGTCGACCGGTGTCCCGACGCGCAATCCGAATGTCGCGAGATCATTCCTCGCCTGCCCGACAGCGCCCATGCAACGGCCTGCATCGTTCACGATGATCAGTGTCGCGAGGCGTCACAATCTGCTGCCGCAGTTTGA
- a CDS encoding phosphoadenylyl-sulfate reductase, which produces MPEQKLAEPSDRPTLKVLRPEASVATTSSDPIGALAADPPLVPGDELFGELAAHSQRLESASPQEILAWAVAQYAPRFTMATAFGPEGMCLIHMFAEVAPQTPIFNLETGYQFKETLALREQVRERYGITIEYKYPEQTVEEYEAANGGPVYKTDTNRCCFDRKIKVLHKAAHGMHAWSSAIRRDQSPDRAEHPIVGWDKKFQLVKISPLANWTKKEVWGFIAKNNIPYNPLHDQGYPSVGCWPCTRSIALGEDERAGRWSGSAKTECGLHSSD; this is translated from the coding sequence ATGCCTGAACAAAAGCTCGCGGAACCTTCAGACCGGCCGACGCTGAAAGTTCTTCGCCCCGAAGCCTCGGTCGCAACGACGTCCTCGGATCCGATCGGAGCGCTGGCGGCCGATCCACCGCTGGTGCCAGGGGACGAATTATTCGGCGAACTGGCGGCACACAGCCAACGCTTGGAATCAGCCTCTCCCCAAGAGATCCTGGCCTGGGCGGTGGCACAATACGCTCCGCGGTTTACGATGGCGACGGCCTTTGGCCCCGAGGGAATGTGCCTGATTCACATGTTCGCCGAAGTCGCTCCACAGACGCCGATCTTCAATTTGGAGACGGGGTATCAGTTCAAGGAGACGTTGGCGCTGAGGGAACAGGTTCGAGAGCGATACGGGATCACCATTGAATACAAATATCCCGAACAGACGGTCGAGGAATATGAAGCGGCCAATGGCGGCCCGGTTTACAAGACCGACACCAATCGGTGCTGCTTTGATCGGAAGATCAAAGTTTTGCACAAGGCAGCTCACGGCATGCATGCCTGGTCCAGCGCGATTCGTCGCGATCAGAGCCCCGACCGGGCAGAACATCCGATCGTCGGTTGGGACAAAAAGTTTCAGCTGGTAAAGATCAGCCCGTTAGCGAATTGGACGAAGAAGGAAGTCTGGGGCTTCATTGCCAAGAACAACATTCCGTACAACCCATTGCACGACCAAGGCTACCCAAGCGTGGGCTGCTGGCCCTGCACCCGTTCGATCGCATTGGGCGAAGACGAACGGGCGGGTCGTTGGAGTGGTTCGGCAAAGACAGAATGCGGACTACACAGCAGTGACTGA
- a CDS encoding polysaccharide biosynthesis/export family protein codes for MRVLTINRNTAYLSPRCWFAIAGLLALTATGCTSFLSPMSGIPVGQIPPEMRGQSRNNLVPVPLSILRQQAPPHYSLDEGDILGIYIEGIMPPKSNENQTETAPPVHFPEAGSDLPPSVGYPIPIRDDGTLPLPLVEPIQVRGKTLTEVEAAIRKAYVVDKKILKEGRDRILVSLMRERTYRVIVIREDEDDSLALPGGSGGGSKGSIVGGSTRSGSGHTLDLPAYKNDVMHALAQTGGLPGLNAKNEVKILKANRIGQLDANGMPIMMPGMAGSYVDSGMIGGGCMPQDPCYSGCNLNQDFDPTAIRIPLRVYPGQMPHLQPSDIILEEGDIVVVEARDTEFFYTGGLLPGGQFPIPRDYDLDVVGAMAIAGQGLGGSGQSQGGGGMLGGGFAGASPTQLYVMRTTPCGDQFNIAVDLNKALNDKSERLMVQPGDTLILRYKPCEELVNFSLVTFFTYGITELFRN; via the coding sequence ATGCGAGTCCTCACGATAAATCGAAATACCGCTTACTTGTCACCGCGATGTTGGTTCGCCATCGCCGGCCTCTTGGCGCTCACGGCGACCGGTTGCACCTCCTTCTTGTCGCCCATGTCGGGCATCCCTGTAGGTCAGATACCACCGGAGATGCGAGGGCAAAGTCGGAACAACTTGGTTCCGGTTCCACTTTCAATTCTGCGTCAACAGGCTCCCCCGCATTATTCGCTCGATGAGGGGGATATCTTAGGCATCTATATCGAAGGGATCATGCCTCCGAAATCGAATGAAAACCAAACCGAAACCGCGCCGCCAGTCCACTTTCCCGAAGCAGGCAGTGACTTGCCACCGTCGGTTGGCTATCCGATTCCGATCCGCGACGACGGCACGCTGCCACTCCCCTTGGTCGAACCCATTCAGGTGCGGGGCAAAACCCTGACCGAAGTGGAAGCAGCGATTCGTAAGGCGTATGTGGTCGACAAGAAGATCCTCAAGGAGGGCCGCGATCGGATCTTGGTCTCGCTGATGCGTGAACGAACCTATCGTGTGATTGTGATTCGCGAAGACGAAGACGATTCGCTGGCGCTTCCTGGCGGTAGTGGCGGTGGCAGCAAGGGAAGCATCGTTGGCGGTTCGACACGCTCGGGGTCGGGGCACACGTTGGATCTACCCGCTTACAAAAACGATGTCATGCATGCCCTTGCACAAACCGGGGGACTTCCCGGCTTGAACGCGAAGAATGAAGTGAAAATCCTCAAGGCGAATCGAATCGGACAATTGGATGCCAATGGGATGCCGATCATGATGCCCGGAATGGCGGGATCGTACGTCGACTCTGGAATGATCGGTGGCGGCTGCATGCCTCAGGACCCTTGTTATTCGGGTTGCAACCTAAACCAAGATTTCGATCCCACCGCGATCCGCATCCCGTTGCGAGTCTATCCGGGACAGATGCCCCACCTACAGCCATCGGACATCATTTTGGAGGAAGGCGATATCGTGGTCGTGGAAGCTCGGGATACCGAATTTTTCTACACCGGAGGCCTGTTGCCAGGCGGTCAGTTTCCCATCCCACGCGACTATGATTTAGATGTCGTGGGGGCGATGGCAATCGCAGGTCAAGGTCTGGGAGGTTCTGGCCAATCTCAAGGAGGTGGAGGGATGTTGGGTGGCGGCTTCGCGGGGGCATCGCCGACTCAGTTGTACGTCATGCGAACCACGCCCTGTGGTGATCAATTTAATATCGCCGTCGACTTGAACAAAGCGCTGAACGATAAATCGGAACGGTTGATGGTTCAGCCTGGCGACACGCTGATCCTAAGGTATAAGCCGTGCGAAGAATTGGTCAATTTCAGTCTGGTCACCTTCTTCACCTACGGCATTACCGAACTGTTCCGCAACTAG
- a CDS encoding beta-propeller domain-containing protein, giving the protein MRTALPLAFAFLIFTNLSAIAQHRFLANQQNKLVIIDAQGKTEWEMTLSGAPHDLQLLDNGNILTHQNTEIIEIDPRSSEIVWRLDAKKFATVDRVEVHSVRAIPGDRIMIALSGEGKLLEIDRDGTLQHSIALQRTHPHPHRDTRLVRRMENGNYLVAQEGDGKVCEYDHDGKIVWQYDVPMFGRQRRGGHGPEAFGNSVFSALRLPNGNTLIGTGNGHSILEVTPEKEIVWKLAQNDLPGITLAWVTTLEYHPNGNIVFGNCHAGPDNPQLIEVNRGQEVLWQFHDFKTLGNDVSNSIVLDAAADVVR; this is encoded by the coding sequence ATGCGAACTGCTTTACCACTGGCCTTTGCCTTCTTGATCTTCACGAACCTGTCCGCGATTGCGCAACACCGCTTCCTGGCCAATCAGCAAAACAAGCTGGTGATCATCGATGCCCAAGGGAAGACGGAATGGGAGATGACGCTCAGCGGGGCGCCCCATGATTTACAGTTGCTCGACAATGGCAACATCCTGACGCATCAGAATACCGAGATCATCGAGATCGATCCCCGTAGCAGCGAGATCGTGTGGCGGTTGGATGCGAAGAAGTTCGCGACCGTGGACCGAGTCGAGGTTCACAGCGTCCGGGCGATCCCAGGGGATCGGATCATGATCGCGCTGAGCGGCGAAGGAAAGCTGCTGGAAATTGATCGTGACGGGACGCTACAGCATTCGATCGCGTTGCAACGCACTCACCCGCATCCCCATCGCGACACGCGACTGGTTCGGCGTATGGAGAATGGCAACTATCTTGTCGCTCAGGAAGGTGACGGCAAGGTTTGCGAATACGACCACGACGGCAAGATCGTCTGGCAATATGACGTGCCGATGTTTGGTCGCCAACGACGTGGCGGGCACGGTCCCGAAGCGTTTGGCAATTCGGTGTTCAGCGCGCTGCGACTGCCCAATGGCAACACCCTGATCGGCACCGGTAACGGACACAGCATCTTGGAAGTGACGCCTGAGAAAGAGATCGTCTGGAAATTGGCTCAAAACGATCTACCGGGCATCACGCTGGCTTGGGTGACGACGCTGGAATACCATCCCAATGGCAACATCGTGTTTGGCAACTGTCACGCCGGTCCCGATAACCCTCAGCTGATCGAAGTCAATCGCGGCCAGGAAGTGCTATGGCAATTCCATGATTTCAAGACGCTGGGGAACGACGTTTCCAATTCGATCGTCTTGGACGCCGCCGCAGACGTGGTTCGTTGA
- a CDS encoding scaffolding protein, with amino-acid sequence MADLYERYNEVEQLMDAGKDAEAVAGLNAILAEDETFVLAHLALSRVLTRTGDHVQAIVHADRACELEPNEPFNYTAKSVTCQRAWAGTQDQKYIQMAEDAMAQAHAIQANQ; translated from the coding sequence ATGGCAGATCTTTACGAACGCTACAACGAAGTCGAACAATTGATGGACGCTGGCAAAGATGCCGAAGCGGTCGCGGGACTCAATGCAATCCTCGCGGAGGACGAAACGTTTGTATTGGCTCATTTGGCGCTGTCGCGAGTCTTGACGCGAACGGGCGACCACGTGCAAGCGATCGTGCACGCGGACCGTGCATGTGAGCTGGAGCCGAACGAACCGTTCAATTACACGGCCAAGAGCGTCACCTGCCAGCGAGCCTGGGCGGGAACCCAAGACCAGAAGTACATCCAGATGGCTGAAGACGCGATGGCTCAAGCCCACGCGATTCAGGCCAATCAATAA
- a CDS encoding RrF2 family transcriptional regulator, which produces MSFAMSAKAHYACLAMLELALRQDEDRPVALREITARHSIPQPFLVQILQQLKQAGYVTSTRGSQGGYRLSVDAATISLLDICDAIGCGESETTLDNADTTPEAQVLDSTWRAASKAFRDVLSAIRLEDLANDCARSEGAMFYI; this is translated from the coding sequence GTGAGTTTTGCGATGTCGGCCAAAGCGCATTACGCCTGTCTGGCGATGTTGGAACTGGCGCTTCGCCAGGACGAGGATCGTCCGGTAGCGCTCCGCGAGATCACTGCGCGACATAGCATCCCGCAGCCCTTCTTAGTGCAGATCCTGCAGCAATTGAAACAGGCTGGCTACGTGACGAGTACGCGTGGCAGCCAAGGGGGTTATCGATTATCCGTGGATGCGGCAACGATTTCGTTACTAGACATCTGCGATGCAATCGGTTGTGGCGAATCGGAGACAACACTCGACAACGCCGACACAACTCCCGAAGCCCAAGTTTTGGATTCGACCTGGCGTGCAGCGAGCAAAGCGTTCCGCGATGTGCTCTCGGCGATTCGTTTGGAAGACCTGGCCAACGATTGCGCCCGCAGCGAAGGAGCGATGTTCTACATTTAG